TAAAGGAACTCACGGGGAAGAACTATGttgaagaaattgaaaatgaaaaacgttTTGTCACAATAATAATTCATATCTATGACGAGTCTATACCAGCTTGTGAAGCCATGACAGGCTGTTTACACGTGGGTTAAAATGGATCTAGCATTTATAAACATGCCTGTCATTTTCAAATGTATGTCAGTTGTCAGAAAATGTGTCATATGATATGTCAATCATatgacaaattattttttacctGGCAAACACAGATAATGCTGATGCCATTGCATCTGTCTATGTAATAAAATGCTATCCCTTCATGACTTCACACATTCAAATTCTTGGTAGCAGTGCAGTTCTATGTAACAATTCTGTATCATTTCAAATAATTACATTTCAGCGTGTCTATGTATCTAAATAActctttttttgattttagaTCCTTGCCGCTGAATACCGGACTGTGAAGttttgtcagattgaagcgtCCGAAGCGAGATTATCTCACGGCTTTAAAGAAAAAGGTTTACCCGCTTTATTGGCGTATAAAAATAACCTCATCATCGGTAACTTTGTTCACGTTTCTGATACATTGTCCGATGATTTTTATGCCACTGATGTTGAGAAGTTTTTGAACAGCTATGGCCTCCTGCCAGAAAAAGACGGCTCTAATATGTCAGAGCCTAACCCTGAGATAAGAAGTGACAGTGACAGTGATTACTGATTATACTTAATAAGGGACTAACAAGTAAAAATGAACTTTGTTAGCATAGTGCAATATGTCGTTTGATTTTAACAAGAACTAGTTAAATGTGTGATTGTgtattcaatttttcttgctttttctGAGAATTTGTTTTGATACCATTTTGATGGTTTTGTGCTTTCCGTAACGTAAGCTTTTCAGGGAAAAATGGCATAGAAACATGTGACAAGTTTATGTAACCATTAGTGAAAGCGATATGCCATAAAATTCCAGTCTcttgtttaaagtttaaatcgACTTTGTTGAGTGCAGACCTGTATATAATTCtaatattttcaagttttaaaggtttttgtgtgatgtaaattgaaaGAACTTGagattttatattgtattgttcTGAAGCTGCTTTTTTATGAAGGACCTTTGAGATTATTATTACTATGTCTTGTCTTAGACATTTGCCGTACATTTACAAACACTTGAAAGAATCATTTGAAAAGTGTTGTTCGACAAAGCTTAATATTCGGTGGGAAGATAACTTGCTGTTGGAAATACTATATCCTAGTTAAAGGCTGTTTATTTAACGGACATTGTTCTTGATACGTTTTATTTGATAGTCAAATAGTATTGATTAAATTGATGAAGTGCCCCCCAAACAATCAAGAAAATCCGTTGTTAGCAACATTGCTTTTGATGAGCTGTGGAcacatatttttgaaatttcttcaaTCAGTAATTTGAGCAATACCTTTCCTGTATTGGTGTCTGTTGTATgataatttatattttgccTATAGGGTTGTGAGGttgctattattttttgttcattgtCGTCTGTGTTATAACATTGTCATTTTTAGATATATACTTTTTAAGTCAATAAACTGCAACTTCCTAGATCTGTCTTTGATGTGTATTACATAGACACACCTAATGCCCAACAAAGTGTAGGAATATGGTTGATAAGAAACTTGAAGCAAAACTGGATCTTCTATGCGTGGACTTACTCGAACTCGTTCATGAGattgataaaacaaaacgGGAGCAAGAAGACCACATGAAGGAAGGATACTTGTgtcttgcgaaagctcgttaTGAAATAGGGGTTGATCGGGTTTCTCAACTGCAATATCCTTCGGAAATGATCGCTTCGGTGACAGTAGATCGAAAGTCAGTTGTGTTATTTACAGATATTTTTATGTCATGTAAGCGTGGGATATTGTCCAATCCATGTCCATGCTTTTTGTGCAATATCCTGTTAGAATTTCTATATAaggacaaataaaaatattgcttttttaaagctttgttATGTTTTATGACAAAGCATTGTCATGTATTTAAAGCTAAGTATACTCGTCCGTGTACTGTATATTCTACCTGAGGTTGGGGTCCTTGTATAAACCATGGTTTTTATTCGTTGATTATTCATACAACTAACTATGCTTTGCCAGGACCGACCAAGAAGTTGATCAGCTTGAAATCATTCATGGAAGTAGGTTGGAGCAGAAGCAAGAAAATCCCGAGGAGGAGGCAACACTGAGAAAACGAAACAAAACCAATGATCGCAAGGAGCAGGAAATTGATCCCGTGAAAGAAGGAAAATCAATTGGAGATGTTTCTCAGCTTACCCCATCCATTAACCCCATTCATTGGTTCGGTTTTCTTGTTCCGAGGGCATTAAGGCTAGCCCAGGAATCGTTTTCCAAAGGTATGCAATACTTAGATGTGAAACCAGTCTAAAGTATAgtgtttaaataaactttaatgAAAAATGAGCGCTATAGGATTATATGCACGTCTGAAACTGAACTGTGGATTTTCCGTTGGGTCAGACATTTTCCTGAAATAGTACTTTGGttaatttcattcaaaaacaaagGCACTACATGAATTAAACTGATCAGCGCTTAACAGAACCAGTGAAGTGACTTTTCGGCGTGATATGGGACAGGCGTAAAATGTAATGGCgaaataaattgaattttcCCATTAATACAAAATTTAGTGCTAAACTATTCGTGAATCAAGTGTATTTCGAGTTACGTAACTCATCTGTGTGGGGGTGGAGCCGACGAGTGTTTTGACATAAAAAGATCGATTATTTTTTAAGTGTTTTGCATAACCATTTATAGCCGCTTTAAACCGGGCGTAGATCAATAAACGATACGATTCACTGTGCAGGGAATAGTTGCCAGCTGTCGATCGATCGCTTTAACATTTGTTGCCTCAGTAATCTTTATCTGCAATCTGAATTTAAACGCGtgtattatttttgaaaaatatgatgATGTGACCTTATATTTATAtcttatttattataacaagCCGTTTTCATCACATTAAATTACTTTTGAACAAAGACGACATCAATAACCATCTAATCTAACATGTTAGACGTTGAGGTGTTACCTTGTCATCTTTTTACATCTCTGTTTTAGCAATCGAAGACAGCTGCGCTTTGTGCAATCTTCAGTCAAGGTACGAGCACACCTTGACTGAGTATCGAAAAAGTCGAACACGTCAAAAAGAACTTGACGACAAGCTTACGCAAGATGGCGCACCGGAGCCAGAAACAAGTTGACCGATCGCGAAAGAGGTCAGCACAGCAATCAGGTCACATTGAATCAAGGAGAAACTTCTGATGGTATGACCACTGCCTTTTATGAACGAATTTGTTTCAGCAATCTGCATACACTGGTTATCGCAGATGTTACAATTACACAGTTTATCATAACCGCGGAAGTTTATATTTCAATGTCGTTGCAGTTTCTTTGTCGATCTTCGTtatgttttattgttgttcATATCTTATCGTCTCTGCGCCCTTTAATCATTTGTGAAAATCTTCACTGATTTGGATCGATCTCTCGTAATAAATTGCATCCAACGTAATGGCTTCTACACAGTACTGTACCCACGAAAGAACCCCGCTTAAGTCGAGAACAATTTCCGAGGTTATTGCTTTGGAAGATATTTCCCACCCATCTTTACAGAATGCAATGAGTGCTACTTGTTTACAATGCATTGCGACGTTGCAAAGCAATAAAGGATCATTAATATTTCAAGCATTTCAGTGCGGGCCCATTTGACGATTGACCAGCTGCACCTTCGGGAGCCAAGCTGCCAGGCGATGTTTGACATGTTGGCAGATTGTTAAGAAATTAGTGCAAAATTACTTGTACTGTACAGTACCACTGCAGTTGTAGAAATTTGTTTACGTATTTCACTTTAAACGCTCATGGTCATTCCATTTAAGGGGTAAAATTTACACTGAAAACATTACGCAATTGCGATGAACTTATTACTATATGTTATCCAATGAAAtggtagaaaaataaaaaagtccAACGTGACTGTGATCTTCAAAAACATAGAATTAGAACAAGATTTTGCTCGTAGGCATACAGCGAAAAAGAGAACACATTCCCAAAAAACACGCTGTACTAACCGGTAcgtcaaaataatttataccTTGATGTATATAGGCTAATCTAAGTTATTTCAGAGGTGTAGTGCAATATAAGGAAAGAAAGATCGTGTAACTTcatcaatttaaaaatttatcgaTTGTGCAGTGTTGCTCGAACGGCCCATGATGAAatacataatttttttgtttatgtattCCATTAAAACTTATATTTATTTGACGACGACGATTAACTAGTGAATGCAAACACAAAATGTGACATATACGAAGCATAAGCTAAGTTATAAAAACACTATTTCCTTAGTATTTTCCTAAATTTTAAGAAGTGGCAGGATCGGTCAGATCCTACAGAGCTAAGGGACCTACAACATGTAGACACTGCACTCCTGGTCTATTTCAACCATTGTGCGCGTGTAATAGCCACTGGCGTCCCGGCTATATATGCTGGGATATTAATCTCAAACCCGGATTATTTATAACCAGGGCGTAATTGCAACTCATATAAACGCAATTTTGtagttcaaattttattcCAAGCATGTTACACAAACCTTCAAAATTATCCTAATTATTTTAGCttgcaacaagtttaaatatttgcGAAGCTATGTTTGCGGAGTCGGATTATGTCGACGTATTTAAGTCAATCAACATTCATctgttttctgataaacacATTATATACATAGGATGCGTTTATACAAACCAAAGCTTGTTTGAATAAATACAAGTTTTAGAGATTGCGATATAAAGTTTGGTATGTGTAAATTAATCAATGATTCCAAACATAAATACGTCAGTTCTTGTAACTCTTCCGAAACAAGTCACTTGCATAAACTCCATGAGCGAAAGAAATCTAAAAACCTTGCCTTGATGACGTCCCAATAGGATACAAATGATCAATAAAATTCATCCATTGCGGTGATCATTGTCTTGTAACTGAAAAAGGTCAGTTTTATGCACTGTAAATCCCATCGACTTGCGTTTACTCTTCGCTTCGATTAAGCTAAACCTAATAAAAGGTTAATCATAGTGATGTAGTCTAGCAGAGTTAGTCTACTCTATACAATGCTGGTTGCAATGGTTAAAATAGAACgttataaaaaactttaacagTTAAATTATCTTATAAAAGATTATAAAATTATCctaatataatttaaatataTAGGCACATAGAACTGGTTTTCTCTCGGTAAGCTATCAACATAGTTTCCTAAAATTATGATTCATTTTTGGGGCAGATCGCATTCTTACAACGATACTGAATGGCGCTTCCCAGCGATTGAAGATGGAAAAGAAAGGTTAGGTAGCATATGTATGATCTACCAtgatttatgataaaaaagctatttatgaagttttcTACTGCCGCTTTACATTAATACATCCAGTTAATTGAAGTTGATAAGTCTTGCGTAGTAATTCACTGGTGCACCAGTTATTATTGGGCCTATAACTTCATTGACGGAGAACAGCCACATCACCATCAGCAAACAGTAAACAAGTCTTAGTTATTCATCTGAAAACTCTGCGCAAATGTTTGGTGGTAACTCCGGTAAAACCAACTAAAAAACGGAACAAGCTTCCTATAATAAAACATGctaatatattatattataccGAATCGTTACAACTGCAGCAACCGCTGCTTGCACTAATGGGGCTACAGACAACGCACACGACAGCCGGTCGTGATATTTACAGAAAAAGATTACGGAAAATAACCAAAGAACAAGCGTCCATCTCGTCACATGATGCCACAAACACTTACAAATCGAACTGACATAATATTTCCAAAGATTTAcggaaaaagaagaagaggaagaGGCGAAACGAAAACGCCATTAACGTGGTAAGTCGCGTGTGCATCACTCGCGCACGCGAATTTACTAAAAAGAAACACtgacaaaaactaaaaaagtggcgaaagaaaaaaatatctaTATACTGCAAACAAACGATGTAGCCTATATCGACTAGGTGATAAGCTTCTACGAATGTTGCCCTTTAAGCCTTCTATACGCCGGTAGCCAAAATGCGTAAACATCAAATTGCTGaaacaaaatgataaattAAATAACTAATATACATAGTGATGTGCTTGTCACATAGGCATTAAAATTCTGTTTGGAAatacaaaaagaacaaaactttGACATTGAACATTGTTCATATGCATATCTATACcggttttgattttttacagATTTCTTAATAGATATTTGGCTGGATTCTTTGTTGGGTTGTCAATAGTATCCGGAATTTTACTATTCTGCTGCTACATCAAGTACAGTATCAGTTTCTATGAGAGAAAACGACTTTGCAAGAACCTAATTAAGAAAGCACAGCAGCTGGAAGCATGAGGCCAACACTGGTGGGACTTGCGTAGAGCTAACTATGAGGAGAGCtctttgtaaaaatataatgcttgaataaaatttacaaacgtcTTTCGTTTAGTTTTGTTTCGCTCTTTTGAAGAATGCATTATTTCCGTGCATTTATCACTGTTTAGGCCGGTTTGCTTTACGTTCGCTATATAGCTGCGCTACAATCAATTAATTTTCATGGGAATTAGCATTAAGTAAACAACAATTgatcgattgcataagaattAGCTTCCTATGTTAATGAGGTTGATTTGTATGCATTAGCATTGCAGTCGCTTTGTTTCGATCTCGTTGCTGCTAGTTGTCGTAGCGGAAACTTCAAAACTGAACttctaaaaaataaaccaatttCTGCGGGAAATGAAGCTTTACATCCCCGCCGATAAGATTTGTTTGGGTCACCGAAGAAGTGACGAAATGGCATTAGACGCCAAATTCTAAGAAAAAGAGAAATGCCATGAGGAATGTAaccttgttttgaaaaatgaaaagacAAAGATCAaactcaaaaacaaaaaccgtACAACCAAGACCTATTGAGTCGTACGAAAATGTACGTTCTTGTTCGTCATATTTATTTTGGTCCAGACGGCTTAAGTACATGAGGATTTACCCATTTGTAAACACACCCCCAATTGTGACCCTGGGTGGCGAGTTGCATGaacttgaaattaaaattggcaaaaaaacaagtattttagtaaaaatcacaaaacaacGTGGGTTGATTATATTTACATTTGTCCGGCTTTCATGGCCTTTGCAATATTTCAATGACGATTTAAGCACAATGAAACTTTTGGGTGTAGACCACTGGGCCGCTTGCGCTTTAAAACTATACGTCATACATCCCTATAACACGTCGTTTGTCACTTGTAGCATGACACGTACCTTTGTGTATCTTAAAGTCAAGTCAAAAGACCTACGCAAAACGAAGCGTTTA
The Clavelina lepadiformis chromosome 4, kaClaLepa1.1, whole genome shotgun sequence DNA segment above includes these coding regions:
- the LOC143452419 gene encoding vacuolar ATPase assembly protein VMA22-like — translated: MVDKKLEAKLDLLCVDLLELVHEIDKTKREQEDHMKEGYLCLAKARYEIGVDRVSQLQYPSEMIASVTVDRKTDQEVDQLEIIHGSRLEQKQENPEEEATLRKRNKTNDRKEQEIDPVKEGKSIGDVSQLTPSINPIHWFGFLVPRALRLAQESFSKAIEDSCALCNLQSRYEHTLTEYRKSRTRQKELDDKLTQDGAPEPETS